AGAAGCATGCGCTCCCATTTCCCGATGCGGATGTTTTCGCGAGGCGATACGGTTGGGGAGGGAACGTGTGAGATGGGAGGAAGGGTGGGCATGGTTGTGGGGAGGGGTATAGGGACAGGCTTGTGCGGGGAGGCAAAAGTCCGGAGCGGAAGAGCGGGCAAGAGGGCGAGACGGCCTTCGTGTTTGGGGCTGGGAGTGACAAAGAAACCGTACCTACAAAAAATTTAATAAAAATAATGATGACAATGGAATGAGGCTAACCGGTCTGTGCTCCTGAGTCTGGCTTCTTCGTCTGCGCCGACGTCAGCACCCTTGCCCCCTGCACCCTTGGTAGCCTCGAGCACGGCAGCACTAGCAGCCGAGACGACCCGTGTGCGTGTGCGCTCTACGCCTTCCATCCATCCGTCGCCCGGGACACCCTCGGCCTCGAGTTTTGCATAGGTGGCACGGATGCGAAAGGCATCTGCATCCTCGTTCGAGTGTCTGCTGGTGTACTCGGTGTGCGTCGTGGGTGTCGTATGACTCGTCTGGGTCAATATAGTGCGTGTAGAGTGTTTGCTCGACGTCCGTCTCTCTCGGTCGGCCGGAGTGAGCAGCTCCGAGTCTGGGCTCGCACCGGGGGAGGGGATCTGGGAAGGATAGGGCTGGGTGTTCATATTGATGGCCAGACGGGGACTGGGTGTTCGTGCCGGTTGAGACGGTTTAAGCGCCTGCTCTGATTGTTGTTGCTGCAACGAAGACTGCCGAGTTGGGTATGGACTCGTGCGTGGACCCGAGGGACCAGGATCGGCCGCACTCGATCGCACCGATACACTCGGTCGCCCACTCTCGACAGGGCCATAGGATCTCCTGTTCCTCGAGCGATCGCTCACTACAGATATGGGCCTCGACGATGCTTCAGAGCGGTATTTGGGATCCAATACAGGTACAGGGGGAGCTTGCTTGGTGTTCAACGGTGCGGGATCCTCGTACATCGAAAAGATAGTGGCCGCAGTGTCTTCGCTCGAGCTGCGAGCACTGCCAGTCTCATACGATGAAGGGGGCATTCTTCCACGATGCGCACGAGCAGCCATCTATCGAGGCAAAAACAGAATGAGGCGAGGGTATATGACCCGGAACGAGGCTGCGCTGGCATCCGTTCATCAGCTTCCTATGCAGTTCCAGGCGCTTACCACACACTTACTCTGATGATCTCTCTTCCGCTTCCGGTCTATCGGTCCTCTGTCTCGCAAGATGTG
The Rhizoctonia solani chromosome 8, complete sequence DNA segment above includes these coding regions:
- a CDS encoding Rab-GTPase-TBC domain protein, with translation MAARAHRGRMPPSSYETGSARSSSEDTAATIFSMYEDPAPLNTKQAPPVPVLDPKYRSEASSRPISVVSDRSRNRRSYGPVESGRPSVSVRSSAADPGPSGPRTSPYPTRQSSLQQQQSEQALKPSQPARTPSPRLAINMNTQPYPSQIPSPGASPDSELLTPADRERRTSSKHSTRTILTQTSHTTPTTHTEYTSRHSNEDADAFRIRATYAKLEAEGVPGDGWMEGVERTRTRVVSAASAAVLEATKGAGGKGADVGADEEARLRSTDRYGFFVTPSPKHEGRLALLPALPLRTFASPHKPVPIPLPTTMPTLPPISHVPSPTVSPRENIRIGKWERMLLPAASGGAGGDGWKWNPQKMKKRTERVFKGVPDRWRSAAWGTLVEEKQTRRREGKRLSVNELRVNYRDLLDAPSEHDVQIDLDVPRTISGHVLFHTRYGQGQRSLFYVLHAFSQLCPSCGYVQGMGPIAATLLNYFEPERTYAILVRLHDEYEMHTIFQPGFPGLLESIYVQERLIERIMPGVYQALSTHMISSTSFVTKWYITLFANTVPYQTQLRLWDVFLLEGRDALVIAAVAILWVLKDHISAPQANFETILSLLSSTFVFEDENALFKWMDRLLTDVKLREEMDSWRAEWGRLVAEGKSGKALL